In Elaeis guineensis isolate ETL-2024a chromosome 1, EG11, whole genome shotgun sequence, a genomic segment contains:
- the LOC105060352 gene encoding Golgi apparatus membrane protein tvp38, producing MGKRFARAAAVAGAVALVVGACRRYGWDGEAVLLAFRDLSERLGMWAIPLYVTAHTMTLALCLPYAVFFEAGASLLFGFLPAVLCVFTAKVLGASLSFWIGRAVFRSSKSAMEWAQRSKYFHLLARGVEQDGWKFVLLARFSPLPSYVINYALAATKVGFLIDFLLPTVIGCLPMILQNTSIGSLAGAAVASTSSSKKSQIYSYLLPLLGIASSILISLRIKKYSSGFAVAEEHKQSSSSQNGDGVDNAVHSSSNKKVTGSANKRK from the exons ATGGGGAAGAGATTCGCGAGGGCGGCGGCCGTAGCGGGGGCGGTggcgcttgtggtgggggcttgcCGGCGTTACGGATGGGACGGCGAGGCGGTGCTCCTTGCTTTCCGGGATCTCTCGGAGAGGCTAGGGATGTGGGCGATCCCTCTCTACGTGACGGCCCACACCATGACCCTGGCCCTCTGCCTCCCCTACGCCGTCTTCTTCGAGGCCGGCGCCtcgctcctcttcggcttcctcCCCGCCGTCCTCTGCGTCTTCACCGCCAAGGTCCTCGGCGCCTCCCTCTCCTTCTGGATCGGACG AGCAGTTTTTAGGAGTTCAAAATCTGCAATGGAATGGGCGCAAAGAAGCAAATACTTCCATCTCCTGGCTAGAGGAGTTGAACAGGATGGCTGGAAATTTGTACTTCTTGCTCGGTTCTCACCTTTGCCATCCTATGTCATCAACTACGCTTTGGCGGCCACAAAAGTTGGTTttctgattgattttcttcttcctaCAGTTATTGGCTGCCTGCCAATGATTCTACAGAACACATCTATCGGCAGCCTTGCCGGTGCTGCTGTAGCTTCCACCAGTAGCTCCAAAAAATCTCAGATCTACTCGTATCTTCTCCCTCTACTTGGCATAGCTTCCAGTATTCTCATCTCTCTAAGGATCAAAAAGTACTCCTCTGGGTTTGCGGTAGCTGAAGAACATAAGCAATCATCATCCAGTCAGAATGGTGATGGGGTTGATAATGCTGTGCACTCATCATCCAATAAAAAAGTGACTGGCAGTGCAAATAAAAGAAAGTGA